The Pseudomonas kermanshahensis genome includes a window with the following:
- a CDS encoding dicarboxylate/amino acid:cation symporter, with amino-acid sequence MKLAKSLYFQILCAVLLGVVVGHFWAQQAVALKPLGDAFIKLIKMMIAPVVFCTIVTGIAGMTDKRSLGRLMSKTLLLFLVLTVVSLIIGLGAVYLFRPGVGMNIDPATLSTVGLSQYTASAAKLSVVDFFMHIIPDTFMGAFNKGEVLPVLFIAVLSGFALSSMGEKGKPVLDVLESASTMVFRIFGYLMRFAPIGAFGALAFTVGQYGVTSLGALAKLVGTLYIACAFFVLVVLGGICRAHGFSLWKLLRYFREEFLVVLGTSSTEPVLPRMLEKLEKLGCKKGVVGLVLPTGYSFNLDGTAIYLSLAAVFIAQACNIDLTLGQTLTMLAIMLLSSKGAAGVTGSGFVALASTLTVIHDIPLAGLALLIGIDRFMSEARALTSLASNAVATVVISLSENDCDRETLLRRLNGTPAAPDEADTAQASWSAEPRHHG; translated from the coding sequence ATGAAACTCGCGAAGTCACTGTATTTCCAGATCCTCTGCGCTGTCCTGCTGGGCGTGGTGGTTGGTCACTTCTGGGCGCAACAGGCCGTTGCGCTGAAGCCATTGGGTGATGCGTTCATCAAGCTGATCAAGATGATGATCGCCCCCGTGGTGTTCTGCACCATCGTCACCGGCATCGCCGGCATGACCGACAAGCGCTCCCTTGGGCGGTTGATGAGCAAGACCTTGCTGCTGTTCCTGGTACTGACGGTGGTCAGCCTGATCATTGGCCTGGGGGCGGTGTACCTGTTCCGTCCGGGTGTTGGCATGAACATCGATCCGGCTACGCTCAGCACTGTAGGCCTCAGCCAGTACACCGCCTCTGCGGCCAAGCTCAGTGTGGTCGATTTCTTCATGCACATCATTCCGGACACCTTCATGGGGGCGTTCAACAAGGGTGAAGTGCTGCCGGTGCTGTTCATCGCTGTACTGAGCGGGTTTGCTCTGTCGTCAATGGGCGAGAAGGGCAAACCGGTACTCGATGTACTGGAGTCGGCCTCTACCATGGTGTTTCGTATCTTCGGCTACCTGATGCGCTTCGCCCCAATCGGCGCCTTCGGTGCACTGGCCTTCACTGTCGGGCAGTACGGCGTGACGTCCCTGGGCGCATTGGCCAAGCTGGTAGGTACACTCTATATCGCCTGCGCATTCTTCGTGCTGGTCGTGCTGGGGGGTATCTGCCGGGCGCACGGCTTCAGCCTGTGGAAGCTGCTGCGGTATTTTCGCGAGGAGTTTCTGGTGGTGCTCGGCACTTCGTCGACCGAGCCCGTTCTGCCGCGCATGTTGGAAAAACTCGAGAAGCTTGGCTGCAAGAAAGGTGTGGTGGGGCTGGTGCTGCCAACCGGCTATTCCTTCAACCTCGACGGTACCGCCATCTACCTGTCACTGGCGGCGGTGTTCATCGCCCAGGCTTGCAACATCGATCTGACGTTGGGCCAAACGTTGACAATGCTGGCGATCATGCTGTTGTCGTCCAAAGGCGCTGCGGGCGTCACCGGCAGTGGCTTCGTGGCGCTGGCCTCGACGTTGACGGTTATTCATGACATCCCGTTGGCAGGGCTTGCCTTGCTGATCGGCATTGATCGCTTCATGTCCGAAGCGCGTGCACTGACCAGCCTGGCCAGCAATGCCGTGGCCACGGTTGTCATTTCACTGTCGGAGAACGACTGTGATCGGGAAACCTTGCTGCGTCGCCTGAACGGCACCCCGGCAGCACCGGACGAAGCGGATACGGCGCAGGCCAGCTGGTCAGCCGAACCTCGCCATCACGGCTAA
- a CDS encoding 4-oxalomesaconate tautomerase, translating to MQRIPCVLMRGGTSKGPFFHAWDLPANVVERDELLINLMGSGHELEIDGIGGGSPQTSKVAIVSPSLHADADVDYLFVQVMVAQRRVDTAPNCGNMLCAVGPFAIEQGLVKPQDGKTLVRIRNLNTNTFVNSLVETPGGIVRYEGRTAIDGVPGTAAPVHLTFLDAVGSKTGKLFPTGQAQDVIDGVPVTCIDMAMPMMIVDASQLGVTGSETPAQLDADTRLLQRLEALRLKAGKAMGLGDVSGMVIPKPVLVSPARYDGTLQVRYFMPHNCHRALAITGAIGLATACVSPGTVILDMLGDQAQQLKEVRLEHPSGGIDVALSRSGADGKTLQASVVRTARRLFSGFVYAPTLRRMAG from the coding sequence ATGCAACGAATTCCCTGCGTGCTCATGCGCGGTGGCACCTCTAAGGGGCCCTTTTTCCATGCATGGGATCTTCCTGCCAATGTGGTCGAACGCGACGAACTGCTGATCAACCTGATGGGTTCCGGGCATGAACTGGAAATCGACGGTATCGGCGGTGGTAGCCCTCAAACCAGCAAGGTCGCGATCGTCAGCCCTTCGCTGCATGCCGACGCCGACGTCGATTACCTCTTCGTCCAGGTCATGGTTGCCCAGCGCCGGGTCGATACTGCGCCCAACTGCGGCAACATGCTGTGCGCCGTTGGCCCGTTCGCTATTGAGCAAGGGCTGGTCAAGCCCCAGGATGGCAAGACCCTGGTACGCATCCGTAACTTGAACACCAACACCTTCGTCAACTCGCTGGTGGAAACACCTGGCGGGATCGTGCGTTATGAAGGCCGTACGGCGATCGACGGGGTACCCGGCACTGCCGCCCCGGTGCACCTGACCTTCCTCGATGCGGTAGGCAGCAAGACTGGTAAGCTGTTCCCGACTGGCCAGGCCCAGGATGTGATCGACGGTGTGCCAGTCACGTGCATCGACATGGCCATGCCGATGATGATCGTCGATGCCAGCCAGTTGGGTGTCACGGGCTCCGAGACCCCGGCGCAGTTGGATGCGGACACGCGCCTGCTACAGCGTCTGGAGGCGTTGCGCCTGAAAGCAGGCAAGGCGATGGGGCTGGGCGATGTCAGCGGCATGGTGATTCCAAAGCCAGTGTTGGTTTCTCCGGCGCGCTATGACGGCACGCTGCAGGTCCGCTACTTCATGCCCCATAACTGCCACCGCGCCCTGGCCATTACCGGTGCCATTGGCCTGGCGACTGCCTGCGTCAGCCCTGGCACGGTGATCTTGGACATGCTTGGGGATCAAGCCCAGCAATTGAAAGAGGTTCGTCTGGAGCACCCGAGCGGCGGTATCGACGTGGCGCTTTCACGCAGCGGTGCCGATGGCAAGACACTTCAGGCCTCCGTGGTGAGAACCGCACGCCGACTCTTTTCAGGCTTCGTCTACGCCCCGACCTTGCGCAGGATGGCAGGGTAG
- a CDS encoding LysR family transcriptional regulator, whose translation MEYELQDIRSFVKIAELGSFHEAAEALHLSQPALSRRIKKLEEGLGTSLLERTTRRVSLTSVGRDFLPKARRLLDDFEDSILSIRELAERQSGQVTLACIPTAAFYFLPSVIRDYNEQYPKIRIRLLDLSANDGLEAVLRGEADFGINMMSGQHPDIEFVSLVQEHFVLACRRDHPLANRDSVTWTELADYRLIGVGRLSGNRMLLDHALSGLNLRPKWFYEVQHLSTSLGMVEAGLGVSAMPSLAMPSADHPTLVSVPLIEPQVTRTLGLVYRRGASLSPAAEKFVSILLDKWPNR comes from the coding sequence ATGGAATATGAGCTTCAAGACATTCGATCTTTCGTTAAAATCGCCGAACTGGGCAGTTTCCATGAAGCTGCAGAAGCCTTGCACCTGTCCCAACCGGCACTCAGCCGGCGGATAAAGAAGCTCGAGGAAGGACTAGGCACCTCATTGCTGGAACGCACCACCCGGCGCGTTAGCCTCACCAGCGTCGGGCGGGACTTTTTGCCCAAGGCCAGGCGCTTGCTGGATGACTTCGAAGATTCGATCCTGAGCATTCGCGAACTCGCCGAACGACAGAGCGGCCAGGTCACCCTTGCCTGTATCCCGACGGCAGCGTTCTATTTTCTGCCGTCGGTCATCCGCGACTACAACGAGCAGTACCCGAAGATCCGTATTCGCCTGCTGGACCTCAGCGCCAATGACGGGCTCGAAGCCGTGCTGCGGGGTGAAGCGGACTTCGGCATCAACATGATGAGCGGCCAGCACCCAGACATCGAGTTCGTCTCCCTGGTGCAGGAGCATTTCGTCCTGGCCTGCAGAAGAGACCACCCGTTGGCGAACCGTGACTCCGTCACCTGGACAGAGCTGGCCGACTACCGGCTGATCGGCGTAGGCCGCCTGAGCGGCAACCGGATGCTGCTGGACCATGCGCTGTCCGGGCTCAACCTGCGGCCGAAGTGGTTCTATGAGGTTCAGCACCTGTCCACCTCGCTGGGCATGGTCGAGGCCGGGCTGGGCGTGTCGGCCATGCCTAGCCTGGCCATGCCAAGCGCCGACCACCCGACGCTGGTCAGCGTGCCGCTGATCGAACCGCAGGTAACCCGCACACTGGGATTGGTCTATCGCCGAGGGGCGTCTCTGTCGCCCGCCGCGGAAAAGTTTGTGTCGATCTTGTTGGACAAATGGCCGAACCGTTGA
- the tcuB gene encoding tricarballylate utilization 4Fe-4S protein TcuB has translation MTAQLPEPRQPDAAQPGLALIPVLNLEEQEVDRQMRICNACRYCEGFCAVFPAMTRRLEFGKADIHYLANLCHNCGACLHACQYAQPHEFAVNVPQAMARVRGQTYAEYAWPALFGRLYRHNGTFVAGALVIALSLFLLLTLYVNGTLLPGRLAGNFYAVFPHNTLALMFGGVFAAAAVALTVAIRRFWRSVSPAEALAQPAKGAVFEASSAALTLKYLDGGHGQGCTDVDDRYTLWRRRFHHFTFYGFLLCFAATVVATGYHYLLGQQAPYPLLSAPVLLGTLGGVGLIIGPAGLLMLNLRRAPEQGDVAQRPMDRAFILLLLLVSATGLALLGLRDTAAMAIALAIHLGAVMALFITLPYGKFAHGLFRSAALLKFAIEKRRPNPLGLGEE, from the coding sequence ATGACCGCACAACTGCCTGAACCACGCCAACCGGATGCCGCCCAGCCGGGCCTTGCACTGATCCCGGTACTGAACCTGGAAGAGCAGGAAGTCGATCGGCAAATGCGGATCTGTAACGCCTGCCGATACTGCGAAGGTTTCTGCGCTGTGTTCCCGGCGATGACCCGCAGGCTGGAGTTCGGCAAGGCCGATATCCATTACCTGGCCAACCTTTGCCACAACTGCGGCGCCTGCCTGCACGCCTGCCAGTATGCTCAGCCCCACGAATTTGCCGTGAACGTGCCACAGGCGATGGCCAGAGTGCGCGGGCAGACATACGCCGAGTACGCCTGGCCGGCCCTCTTTGGTCGACTGTATCGGCACAACGGCACCTTTGTCGCCGGTGCCTTGGTAATCGCGTTGTCACTCTTCTTGCTGCTGACGTTGTACGTCAACGGCACGTTGCTGCCGGGGCGGTTGGCGGGGAACTTCTATGCTGTCTTCCCGCACAACACCTTGGCCTTGATGTTCGGCGGTGTCTTTGCCGCGGCAGCGGTGGCGCTGACGGTGGCGATACGGCGTTTCTGGCGCTCGGTCTCGCCTGCCGAGGCCCTGGCGCAACCGGCCAAGGGGGCAGTGTTCGAGGCCTCGAGCGCGGCGTTGACCCTGAAGTACCTGGACGGTGGGCATGGCCAAGGCTGCACTGATGTCGATGATCGATACACGCTCTGGCGCCGTCGTTTCCATCATTTCACCTTCTACGGCTTCCTGTTGTGCTTCGCTGCCACTGTGGTCGCTACCGGGTATCACTACCTATTGGGCCAGCAGGCGCCGTATCCATTGCTGAGTGCACCGGTGCTGCTGGGAACCTTGGGTGGTGTTGGCCTGATCATCGGGCCGGCCGGGCTTCTGATGCTCAACCTTCGCAGGGCACCGGAGCAGGGCGATGTTGCCCAGCGCCCCATGGACCGGGCTTTCATCCTGCTTCTGCTGCTGGTCAGCGCTACTGGCCTTGCCTTGCTGGGCCTGCGTGACACTGCAGCAATGGCAATTGCGCTGGCGATTCACTTGGGTGCGGTGATGGCGCTATTCATCACGCTGCCATACGGCAAGTTCGCCCATGGCCTGTTCCGCAGCGCCGCACTGCTCAAATTTGCAATCGAAAAGCGCCGGCCCAACCCACTGGGTTTGGGGGAGGAATGA
- the tcuA gene encoding FAD-dependent tricarballylate dehydrogenase TcuA has product MIDVLVIGGGNAALCAALMAREAGASVLLLEAAPRAWRGGNSQHTRNLRCMHDAPQDVLVEAYPEEEFWQDLLKVTGGQTDEKLARLVIRASSNCRGWMRRHGVHFQPSLSGALHTARTNAFFMGGGKALVNAYYRSAENLGVQIRYDSPVADIELQGGRFVAAHVPARESHGRQLPAERIEARSCVLAAGGFESNRQWLREAWGQNERGEWPADNFLIRGTRFNDGVLLRRMIEKGADNIGDPTQAHMVAIDARAPLYDGGICTRIDCVSLGVVVNRDGERFYDEGEDFWPKRYAIWGRLVAHQPGQVGFSIIDQKALGRFMPPVFPGTAADSLEALAGLLGLPVQAFVETVRAYNRACQVGTFDHTRLDDCHTVGLEPAKSHWARPLDTPPYYGYPLRPGVTFTYLGLRTDETAAVHFDGRPSPNLFVAGEMMAGNVLGKGYTAGVGMSIGTAFGRIAGTSAAAAAGHVYPEQENRHDRTTA; this is encoded by the coding sequence ATGATCGATGTGTTAGTCATCGGAGGGGGCAATGCCGCCCTCTGTGCCGCGCTGATGGCGCGCGAGGCCGGAGCCAGCGTGCTGCTGCTCGAGGCTGCACCCCGCGCCTGGCGGGGTGGCAATTCGCAACATACGCGTAACTTGCGGTGCATGCATGATGCCCCGCAGGACGTGCTGGTGGAGGCGTACCCGGAAGAAGAGTTCTGGCAGGATCTGCTGAAGGTAACCGGTGGCCAGACTGACGAGAAGCTCGCGCGCCTGGTGATTCGCGCGTCCTCTAATTGCCGCGGGTGGATGCGCCGTCATGGCGTGCATTTTCAGCCGTCGTTGTCTGGTGCGCTGCACACCGCACGGACCAATGCCTTTTTCATGGGCGGCGGCAAGGCGCTGGTCAATGCCTACTACCGTAGCGCCGAAAACCTCGGGGTACAGATTCGCTACGACTCACCGGTGGCCGACATCGAACTGCAGGGCGGTCGCTTCGTTGCGGCCCATGTGCCAGCGCGTGAGTCCCACGGGCGACAGCTGCCTGCCGAGCGCATCGAAGCGCGCAGTTGCGTCCTCGCCGCCGGCGGCTTCGAGTCCAATCGCCAATGGTTGCGTGAGGCCTGGGGGCAGAACGAGCGAGGGGAGTGGCCTGCGGACAATTTCCTGATTCGCGGTACGCGTTTCAATGACGGCGTGCTGTTGCGCCGCATGATCGAAAAGGGCGCTGACAATATTGGCGACCCGACACAGGCGCACATGGTGGCGATCGATGCCCGTGCCCCCCTGTACGACGGGGGTATCTGCACCCGTATCGATTGCGTGTCGCTGGGCGTGGTGGTCAACCGCGACGGTGAACGCTTCTACGATGAGGGCGAGGATTTTTGGCCCAAGCGCTATGCCATCTGGGGGCGCTTGGTGGCACATCAGCCGGGGCAGGTTGGTTTTTCGATCATCGACCAGAAAGCGCTCGGTCGGTTCATGCCGCCGGTTTTCCCAGGCACTGCCGCCGACAGCCTGGAGGCGTTGGCCGGCTTGCTGGGTTTGCCCGTGCAGGCCTTCGTTGAAACCGTGCGTGCCTACAACCGTGCCTGCCAGGTGGGAACCTTCGATCACACGCGCCTTGACGACTGCCACACCGTGGGGCTCGAACCGGCTAAAAGCCACTGGGCGCGCCCGCTCGATACCCCGCCTTACTACGGGTACCCCCTGCGTCCTGGCGTGACCTTTACCTACTTGGGGCTGCGCACCGACGAAACCGCCGCGGTTCACTTCGATGGGCGCCCCAGCCCGAACCTTTTCGTCGCCGGCGAGATGATGGCGGGCAACGTGTTGGGCAAGGGTTACACCGCAGGTGTCGGCATGTCCATCGGCACCGCTTTCGGCCGCATCGCCGGGACCAGCGCCGCGGCAGCGGCAGGACACGTCTATCCAGAACAAGAGAATCGCCATGACCGCACAACTGCCTGA
- a CDS encoding LysR family transcriptional regulator, giving the protein MELRQLRYFLGVLEYGSLGRAAVELGVGASALSQQLSKLEGELSTRLLTRSSTGVSPTAAGLAFEYHARLALRQAEHAVLAAQSGRMSGYASVGLAPTTASILGLALIDRMRERYPNIRLHLVEMLSGYLTNQLNTRHLDLAVLFQTETGPRLEVRALLTERLFVLVPAPLVNAEWGESLTLEQIATLPLVMPSTQHGLRTTMRAIFERAGLETRIVMEVDGLSLLMDCVCAGHAATIQPGATVARAHQAGLRVFAIDEAQAQRRNVIVSLTDDELSPAALATRIVLQEVARDLVEQGRWPGARLL; this is encoded by the coding sequence ATGGAGCTGCGTCAACTTCGCTATTTTCTGGGTGTATTGGAGTACGGCAGCCTGGGCAGGGCTGCGGTCGAGCTTGGGGTTGGCGCCTCTGCATTGAGCCAGCAACTGTCGAAGCTGGAGGGTGAGTTAAGTACCCGGCTTTTGACACGTTCGAGTACCGGCGTCTCTCCGACGGCAGCGGGCCTGGCCTTCGAATACCATGCTCGCCTGGCGCTGCGCCAGGCAGAACATGCCGTCCTGGCGGCACAAAGCGGGCGCATGAGCGGCTATGCCAGCGTGGGGCTGGCACCGACCACGGCGTCGATTCTAGGCCTGGCATTGATCGACAGGATGCGCGAACGCTATCCCAACATTCGTCTGCACCTGGTGGAAATGCTATCTGGCTATCTGACCAACCAACTCAATACCAGGCACCTTGACCTGGCGGTGTTGTTTCAGACGGAAACAGGGCCGCGATTAGAGGTGCGGGCGCTTTTGACAGAGCGACTGTTCGTGCTGGTTCCTGCGCCGCTGGTCAACGCTGAGTGGGGCGAGTCGTTAACACTGGAGCAGATCGCGACGCTACCCTTGGTGATGCCCAGTACACAGCATGGTTTGCGCACGACAATGCGCGCGATTTTCGAACGGGCGGGGCTTGAGACCCGCATCGTCATGGAAGTTGATGGCCTGTCGTTATTGATGGATTGCGTCTGTGCCGGTCATGCCGCCACCATTCAGCCCGGCGCGACGGTGGCCCGGGCGCATCAGGCTGGCTTGCGCGTGTTCGCTATCGATGAAGCACAGGCGCAGCGTCGCAATGTGATTGTCAGCCTGACCGATGACGAGCTTTCGCCGGCCGCGTTGGCGACACGGATCGTATTGCAGGAGGTCGCCCGGGACTTGGTGGAACAGGGCCGATGGCCTGGGGCCCGGTTGCTTTGA
- a CDS encoding substrate-binding domain-containing protein, which produces MRRMLPFTALLITSIACSAADAAQAGAQTLTVLSSGGIMGAIREVAPIYQKKFGVKLEVLAAPSMGETPQAVPNRLARGEQADVVLMVGSALDNLVADGQADKTSRVDLGKSFIAMAVRKGEPKPDISTMQGLRTVLQNSSAVAYSDSASGVYLSKTLFPRMQLGEQFEAKAHMIPAEPVGAVVARGQAQIGFQQLSELKPVKGIDIVGLIPAEAQKMTMYSGAVVSKSQHHAAAQALLDYLASPQADAAIEDSGLTPLPHTAS; this is translated from the coding sequence ATGCGTCGAATGCTGCCCTTTACTGCCCTGCTGATTACGTCAATCGCCTGCTCGGCTGCTGACGCCGCGCAAGCAGGGGCTCAAACGCTGACCGTCCTGAGTTCAGGCGGCATCATGGGCGCTATCCGGGAAGTGGCCCCAATCTATCAGAAGAAGTTCGGTGTGAAGCTGGAAGTACTTGCCGCGCCCTCTATGGGGGAGACCCCACAGGCGGTCCCGAATAGGCTCGCCCGCGGTGAGCAGGCGGATGTTGTCCTGATGGTGGGCTCGGCGCTAGACAACCTGGTGGCCGACGGCCAAGCGGACAAAACCAGCCGCGTCGATCTTGGGAAATCGTTCATCGCCATGGCCGTACGCAAGGGCGAACCGAAGCCGGATATCAGCACCATGCAGGGATTGCGCACGGTGCTGCAAAACAGCAGCGCTGTCGCCTACTCTGACAGCGCGAGCGGGGTATACCTCTCCAAGACCCTGTTTCCTCGCATGCAGCTCGGTGAACAGTTCGAGGCTAAGGCTCACATGATACCGGCTGAACCCGTCGGTGCAGTGGTCGCGCGCGGCCAGGCGCAGATCGGCTTTCAACAGCTAAGCGAGCTCAAGCCGGTAAAGGGCATCGACATCGTTGGTTTGATCCCGGCCGAAGCGCAGAAAATGACAATGTATTCGGGCGCGGTCGTCAGTAAGAGCCAACATCATGCCGCAGCCCAGGCGCTACTCGACTACCTTGCCTCGCCACAAGCCGACGCCGCGATCGAAGACAGTGGTCTGACGCCACTGCCTCATACCGCCAGCTAA
- a CDS encoding DUF2878 domain-containing protein: MPSSWLVANALWLQAGWWACVLGAQYPGLLLLVPLGLAIHLWLCPDYKAEIKALLRVALAGCVLDSVLGALGVFSFDTWPLPLWLVLLWWVLASGLRHSLAWAGRPYWRGALLGAFGAPLAYVGGARLAGVGLPLGVIETGLLLMPVWALALPLLLRIAARR, encoded by the coding sequence ATGCCCAGCAGCTGGCTGGTCGCCAATGCACTCTGGTTGCAGGCTGGTTGGTGGGCTTGCGTGCTGGGTGCTCAGTACCCTGGCTTATTGCTGCTGGTACCACTCGGCCTGGCCATACACCTGTGGCTGTGCCCTGACTACAAGGCAGAAATCAAGGCATTGTTGCGTGTCGCATTGGCCGGCTGCGTGCTGGATAGCGTGCTGGGGGCACTGGGCGTATTCAGCTTCGATACGTGGCCCCTGCCCTTGTGGCTGGTATTGCTGTGGTGGGTGCTGGCCAGCGGCCTTCGCCATAGCCTGGCCTGGGCCGGCCGGCCCTACTGGCGCGGCGCGTTGCTGGGCGCCTTTGGCGCCCCACTGGCCTACGTCGGTGGCGCCAGGTTGGCGGGGGTCGGCCTGCCGCTGGGTGTGATTGAAACCGGCTTGTTGCTTATGCCGGTGTGGGCCCTGGCCCTGCCATTACTGCTGCGCATCGCGGCGCGGCGCTGA